The Palaeococcus ferrophilus DSM 13482 genome includes a window with the following:
- a CDS encoding 3-methyl-2-oxobutanoate dehydrogenase subunit delta has product MNTLFGKQKAEAKRMVFTTESEYPEAPVSLGTTLINFTGDWRTFIPKVDDSKCVKCYICWKFCPEPAIYIREDGYVGIDYDYCKGCGICANECPTKAITMEREEK; this is encoded by the coding sequence TTGAACACCCTGTTTGGAAAGCAAAAGGCCGAGGCCAAGAGAATGGTATTCACCACCGAGAGTGAATACCCTGAGGCACCGGTTTCTCTTGGCACGACCTTAATAAACTTTACTGGAGACTGGCGTACATTCATACCCAAAGTTGACGACTCCAAGTGCGTCAAGTGTTACATTTGCTGGAAGTTCTGCCCCGAGCCGGCAATATACATACGCGAGGACGGATACGTGGGCATAGACTACGACTACTGTAAGGGCTGCGGTATATGCGCCAACGAGTGCCCGACCAAAGCCATAACCATGGAGAGAGAGGAGAAGTGA
- the porA gene encoding pyruvate synthase subunit PorA: MPIRKVMKANEAAAWAAKLAKPKVIAAFPITPSTLVPEKISEFVADGELDAEFIKVESEHSAISACVGASAAGVRTFTATASQGLALMHEILFIAAGMRLPIVIAVGNRSLSAPINIWNDWQDTISERDTGWLQFYAENNQEALDLILAAFKVAEDERVLLPAMVGFDAFILTHTVEPVEIPDQEVVDEFLGEYEPKYAYLDPSRPITQGTLAFPAHYMEARYTVWEANENAKKVIDEVFAEFEKKFGRKYQKIEEYRTEDAEIIFVTMGSLAGTVKEYVDALREKGIKVGAAKLTVYRPFPVEEVRELAKKAKVLALLEKNVTFSVGGALFQDFSRALINCKEKPIILDFILGLGGRDVTFQNLDEVLEISRKALNGEKVDEVTWIGLRKEIL; encoded by the coding sequence ATGCCGATAAGAAAGGTTATGAAAGCTAACGAAGCGGCCGCCTGGGCGGCTAAGCTTGCCAAGCCAAAGGTTATAGCCGCTTTCCCCATTACTCCGTCAACACTCGTTCCAGAGAAGATAAGTGAGTTCGTCGCCGATGGTGAGCTTGACGCGGAGTTCATCAAGGTCGAGAGCGAGCACTCCGCTATTTCAGCCTGTGTTGGAGCAAGCGCCGCTGGGGTTAGAACCTTCACCGCCACCGCCTCCCAGGGTCTCGCTTTGATGCACGAGATACTTTTCATAGCAGCGGGAATGAGGCTTCCTATAGTCATTGCCGTTGGAAACCGCTCACTCAGCGCTCCCATCAACATCTGGAACGACTGGCAGGACACGATAAGCGAGCGCGACACCGGATGGCTCCAGTTCTACGCCGAGAACAACCAGGAAGCCCTTGACCTTATCCTCGCCGCCTTTAAGGTCGCCGAGGATGAGAGGGTTCTCCTTCCGGCAATGGTCGGCTTCGACGCCTTCATCCTCACCCACACGGTCGAGCCCGTCGAGATACCCGACCAGGAGGTCGTTGATGAGTTCCTCGGTGAGTACGAGCCCAAATATGCTTACCTCGACCCGAGCAGGCCGATAACCCAGGGAACTTTAGCGTTCCCGGCCCACTACATGGAGGCCAGATACACGGTCTGGGAGGCCAACGAGAACGCCAAGAAGGTCATTGACGAGGTCTTCGCCGAGTTCGAGAAGAAGTTCGGCAGAAAGTACCAGAAGATTGAGGAGTACCGCACTGAGGACGCCGAGATAATCTTTGTCACCATGGGTTCTCTCGCCGGTACCGTCAAGGAGTACGTTGATGCTCTCAGGGAGAAGGGCATCAAGGTCGGAGCGGCGAAGCTCACCGTCTACAGGCCGTTCCCGGTTGAAGAGGTTAGGGAGCTGGCAAAGAAGGCCAAGGTTCTCGCGCTCCTCGAGAAGAACGTCACATTCAGCGTCGGTGGAGCCCTCTTCCAAGACTTCAGCAGGGCCCTCATCAACTGCAAGGAGAAGCCGATAATCCTCGACTTCATACTCGGGCTCGGTGGAAGGGACGTCACGTTCCAGAACCTCGACGAAGTCCTTGAGATAAGCAGGAAGGCCCTCAACGGCGAGAAGGTTGATGAGGTCACCTGGATTGGATTGAGGAAGGAGATACTGTGA
- a CDS encoding pyruvate/ketoisovalerate ferredoxin oxidoreductase subunit gamma: MMEIRFHGRGGQGAVTAANILAAAAFSEGKYVQAFPFFGVERRGAPVTAFTRIDDKPIRIKTQIYEPDVVVVLDPSLLEVVDVTSGLKEGGIVIVNTEKSKDEVLEILKRKPKKLAIVDATGIALDVLGLPITNTSILGAIAKATGLVKIESVEAAIKETFSGALGEKNAKAAREAFEKTEVFEL; encoded by the coding sequence ATGATGGAAATCCGTTTTCACGGTAGAGGTGGACAGGGTGCGGTTACAGCCGCCAACATATTAGCCGCTGCAGCGTTCTCCGAGGGCAAGTACGTCCAGGCCTTCCCGTTCTTTGGTGTTGAGAGGAGGGGAGCGCCAGTTACGGCCTTCACCAGAATAGACGACAAGCCGATAAGGATTAAGACCCAGATATACGAGCCCGATGTTGTCGTTGTCCTCGACCCCTCACTCCTTGAGGTTGTTGACGTCACCTCAGGCCTCAAGGAGGGCGGAATCGTAATAGTCAACACCGAGAAGAGCAAGGACGAGGTTCTCGAGATACTCAAGAGAAAGCCCAAGAAGCTCGCCATCGTTGACGCTACGGGCATAGCCCTCGACGTCCTTGGACTGCCGATTACAAACACCTCAATCCTCGGCGCAATCGCCAAGGCCACCGGCCTCGTCAAGATCGAGAGCGTTGAGGCAGCGATCAAGGAGACCTTCTCGGGAGCCCTTGGTGAGAAGAACGCCAAGGCCGCAAGGGAAGCCTTCGAGAAGACAGAGGTCTTCGAGCTCTGA
- a CDS encoding 3-methyl-2-oxobutanoate dehydrogenase subunit beta, whose translation MEIPENVKKRLSLPAEEYFYAGHTACQGCGAALGLRYVLKAYGKKTIFTIPACCSTIIAGPWPYSTLGAPLFHTAFETTGAVMGGIEAALKAKGYKVKGEDGVMVVGWAGDGGTADIGLQALSGFLERNHDGLYIMYDNEAYMNTGIQRSSSTPQGAWTTNTPGGKEHFLEQRPKKKVIDIVIAHKPAYAATASIAFPEDFMRKLKKARETPGASFIQLFAPCPTGWRAPTDKSIELARLAVQTAYFPLFEYENGRYKINMPSTKKEPKPIEEYLKYQGRFKYMTKEDIENLQQWVLREWEELKKKAEVFG comes from the coding sequence ATGGAGATTCCTGAGAACGTTAAAAAGAGGCTTAGCCTTCCGGCAGAGGAGTACTTTTACGCCGGCCACACCGCCTGCCAGGGCTGTGGCGCTGCCCTCGGATTGAGGTACGTGCTCAAGGCATACGGGAAGAAAACCATCTTCACAATCCCCGCGTGCTGTTCAACAATCATTGCTGGACCGTGGCCTTACTCCACCCTCGGAGCACCACTTTTCCACACCGCCTTCGAGACCACCGGAGCGGTCATGGGAGGTATCGAGGCGGCGCTAAAAGCCAAGGGCTACAAGGTCAAGGGCGAGGATGGAGTTATGGTCGTTGGCTGGGCCGGCGACGGTGGAACCGCCGATATCGGCCTTCAGGCCCTCAGTGGATTCCTCGAGAGGAATCACGACGGCCTTTACATAATGTACGACAACGAGGCTTACATGAACACCGGAATACAGCGCTCAAGCTCAACCCCCCAGGGTGCCTGGACAACCAACACCCCCGGAGGAAAGGAGCACTTCCTCGAGCAGAGGCCCAAGAAGAAGGTCATTGACATAGTGATAGCCCACAAGCCAGCCTACGCCGCAACGGCCAGCATAGCCTTCCCCGAGGACTTCATGAGGAAGCTCAAGAAGGCGAGGGAAACTCCGGGTGCGAGCTTCATTCAGCTCTTCGCCCCGTGCCCAACGGGCTGGAGGGCCCCAACGGACAAGAGCATTGAGCTGGCAAGGCTGGCCGTTCAGACGGCCTACTTCCCGCTCTTCGAGTACGAGAACGGCAGGTACAAGATCAACATGCCCTCAACAAAGAAGGAACCCAAGCCGATCGAGGAGTACCTCAAGTACCAGGGCAGGTTCAAGTACATGACCAAGGAGGACATTGAGAACCTCCAGCAGTGGGTGCTCAGGGAGTGGGAGGAACTCAAGAAGAAGGCCGAGGTGTTCGGCTGA
- the porA gene encoding pyruvate ferredoxin oxidoreductase, whose translation MEYKPIKKVLSGNYAAAYAAKHARVEVVAAYPITPQTSIIEKIADFIANGEVENLQYVPVESEHSAMAACIGASATGARAFTATSAQGLALMHEMLHWAAGARLPIVMVDVNRAMAPPWSVWDDQTDSLAQRDTGWMQFYAENNQEVYDGVLMAFKVAETVNVPAMVIESAFILSHTYDVVEMIPQELVDEFLPPRKPLYTLTDFDNPISVGALATPNDYYEFRYKLAKAHEEAKKVIKEVGKEFGERFGRDYSQMIELYRTDDADFVFMGMGSLMGTVKEAVDLLRKEGYKVGAAKVRWFRPFPTEELYELAKSVEGIAVLDRNYSFGMEGILFTEAKGALYNTDAKPVMKNYIVGLGGRDFTTYDVKAIAEDMKKVMESGKVDVEVDWYHLKR comes from the coding sequence ATGGAGTACAAGCCGATTAAGAAGGTTCTGAGCGGAAACTATGCCGCTGCTTATGCGGCCAAGCATGCCCGCGTTGAGGTTGTGGCCGCTTATCCGATTACCCCCCAGACCAGCATCATTGAGAAGATAGCCGATTTCATAGCCAACGGCGAGGTCGAGAACCTCCAGTACGTGCCCGTCGAGAGTGAGCACTCCGCCATGGCTGCTTGTATAGGCGCCTCCGCAACGGGTGCGAGGGCTTTCACAGCCACCTCAGCCCAGGGTCTCGCTTTGATGCACGAGATGCTCCACTGGGCGGCCGGTGCTAGGCTCCCGATAGTCATGGTTGACGTTAACAGGGCCATGGCTCCCCCATGGAGCGTCTGGGACGACCAGACGGATTCACTCGCCCAGAGGGACACCGGCTGGATGCAGTTCTACGCCGAGAACAACCAGGAGGTTTACGATGGAGTTCTCATGGCCTTCAAGGTTGCGGAGACCGTTAACGTGCCGGCCATGGTAATCGAGAGCGCCTTCATCCTGAGCCACACCTACGACGTTGTCGAGATGATACCGCAGGAGCTCGTGGATGAGTTCCTACCGCCGAGAAAGCCACTCTACACGCTTACGGACTTTGACAACCCGATTTCCGTCGGTGCCCTTGCGACGCCGAACGACTACTACGAGTTCCGCTACAAGCTCGCCAAGGCCCACGAGGAGGCCAAGAAGGTCATCAAGGAAGTCGGTAAGGAGTTTGGCGAGCGCTTTGGAAGGGACTACAGCCAGATGATAGAGCTTTACAGGACTGACGATGCTGACTTCGTCTTCATGGGAATGGGCTCACTCATGGGTACCGTCAAGGAGGCCGTTGACCTTCTCAGGAAGGAGGGATACAAAGTCGGAGCGGCAAAGGTCCGCTGGTTCAGGCCCTTCCCGACCGAGGAGCTCTACGAATTAGCCAAGAGCGTTGAGGGAATAGCGGTCCTCGACAGGAACTACTCCTTCGGAATGGAGGGCATACTCTTCACAGAGGCCAAGGGTGCACTCTACAACACCGACGCGAAGCCCGTAATGAAGAACTACATCGTTGGCCTTGGAGGCAGGGACTTCACGACCTACGATGTCAAGGCAATAGCAGAGGATATGAAGAAGGTTATGGAGAGCGGCAAGGTGGATGTAGAGGTGGACTGGTACCACCTTAAGAGGTGA
- the porD gene encoding pyruvate synthase subunit PorD — MVETPFKENIERVAKEYSEKMTPGAIATIPGSSVINKTGSWRVFMPEFNRDKCTRCYLCYIYCPEPAIYLDEEGYPVFDYDYCKGCGICANECPVDAIVMVRESK; from the coding sequence ATGGTTGAAACTCCCTTTAAGGAAAACATCGAAAGGGTGGCGAAGGAGTATAGCGAAAAGATGACCCCCGGAGCGATAGCCACTATCCCGGGGAGCAGCGTAATAAACAAAACGGGTTCTTGGAGAGTCTTCATGCCCGAGTTCAACCGCGACAAGTGTACGCGGTGCTACCTCTGCTACATCTACTGCCCCGAGCCGGCCATCTACCTCGATGAGGAGGGCTACCCGGTCTTCGATTACGACTACTGTAAGGGCTGTGGTATATGTGCCAACGAGTGCCCGGTTGATGCAATCGTAATGGTTAGGGAGAGCAAGTGA